One part of the Vibrio hyugaensis genome encodes these proteins:
- the nadE gene encoding ammonia-dependent NAD(+) synthetase, translated as MEQSIRDEMRVLPSIDPHFEIERRVAFIKRKLQEAGCKSLVLGISGGVDSTTCGRLAQLAVDQLNEEAGDNSYQFIAVRLPYGEQKDEDEAQLALAFIQPTHSVSVNIKAGVDGLHSASHVALEGTCLLPTDAAKVDFVKGNVKARARMAAQYEIAGYVGGLVLGTDHSAENITGFYTKFGDGACDMAPLFGLSKRQVREVAATLSAPEQLVKKVPTADLEELDPQKADEDALNLSYEQIDDFLEGKPVSEQVSDRLVSIYKATQHKRQPIPTIYD; from the coding sequence ATGGAACAATCCATCCGCGATGAAATGCGAGTTCTCCCATCAATCGACCCGCATTTCGAAATCGAGCGCCGTGTCGCTTTTATCAAGCGTAAATTGCAAGAAGCAGGCTGTAAGTCTCTTGTTCTTGGCATCAGCGGTGGCGTTGACTCAACGACATGTGGTCGTTTGGCTCAACTGGCTGTGGACCAACTGAACGAAGAAGCTGGCGACAATAGCTACCAGTTTATCGCCGTTCGTTTACCTTACGGTGAGCAAAAGGATGAAGACGAAGCACAACTTGCTCTTGCCTTTATCCAACCAACTCATTCTGTATCTGTAAACATAAAAGCGGGCGTAGATGGTCTTCACTCTGCATCTCATGTTGCATTGGAAGGTACTTGCCTTCTGCCAACTGACGCTGCAAAAGTCGACTTTGTAAAAGGTAACGTAAAAGCGCGTGCCCGCATGGCTGCTCAATATGAAATCGCAGGCTACGTAGGCGGCCTAGTTTTAGGCACTGACCACTCGGCTGAGAACATTACCGGTTTTTACACTAAGTTTGGTGATGGCGCTTGTGATATGGCACCACTATTCGGCTTGAGCAAACGTCAAGTACGCGAAGTCGCGGCAACGCTGAGTGCACCGGAACAACTAGTAAAGAAAGTACCGACTGCAGATTTAGAAGAACTTGATCCTCAAAAAGCAGATGAAGACGCACTGAATCTCTCTTACGAACAGATTGACGACTTCTTAGAAGGCAAACCTGTTTCGGAACAAGTGAGTGACCGTCTGGTGTCAATTTACAAGGCCACTCAGCACAAACGTCAGCCGATCCCAACGATCTACGACTAA
- a CDS encoding nicotinate-nicotinamide nucleotide adenylyltransferase, with the protein MKKIAVFGSAFNPPSLGHKSVIESLSHFDLVLLEPSIAHAWGKNMLDYPIRCKLVDAFIKDMGLSNVQRSDLEQVLYQPGQSVTTFALLEKIQEIHTQADITFVIGPDNFFKFAKFYKAEEITERWTVMACPEKVKIRSTDIRNALLEGEDISAFTTPTVNELLLSEGLYKQS; encoded by the coding sequence ATGAAAAAAATCGCCGTTTTTGGTAGCGCATTTAACCCACCAAGCTTAGGGCATAAAAGCGTGATCGAGTCCTTAAGTCACTTCGACCTCGTGCTTCTGGAGCCTAGTATTGCACATGCTTGGGGCAAAAATATGTTGGATTACCCGATTCGGTGCAAACTGGTTGATGCCTTCATTAAGGACATGGGGCTTTCTAATGTTCAACGCTCAGACCTTGAGCAAGTTTTGTACCAGCCTGGACAAAGTGTGACGACTTTTGCGTTATTAGAAAAAATTCAAGAAATCCACACGCAAGCCGATATAACTTTTGTCATAGGTCCTGATAATTTTTTCAAATTTGCTAAATTTTACAAAGCAGAAGAAATAACCGAACGTTGGACTGTGATGGCGTGTCCTGAAAAAGTCAAAATCAGAAGCACGGACATTCGTAATGCACTGTTAGAGGGTGAAGACATCAGTGCATTCACGACACCAACGGTCAATGAACTATTACTAAGCGAAGGCTTATACAAACAATCGTAA